tgttgcacttaaaaaaaacaaacagaatttttactttgaataaaagtgttgtctactcttttaggtaagtataaaattctgagtttaggtacactttaacacactaacaaaaatcttaaaaagcaaaaatgttcgTAAAAACATAtagcaataaaagtaaatattgcaaTACAACTCAAATGTCACTCCTTCATAACACTAGAATCGcgccttttttctttaaaacgaCATCCATAGTTACTGACAGCCTTATCAGCAGCAACATTCTGTCATCCGCCTGACATtcacaatgaatatatatatatatatatatatatatatatatatatatatatatataattaaattctTCCCAGGGGGAACACAGATACATACCTGAATGATGTTCTGTATCTTTTCCACTTTCCCACAatttttaggaatatataaataagcattttgcaactgcagttgggctttaaagatcGGTACTAGAAAGCTTTATAAACTCAAAatgaaatttagtttttttgtaataacaGAACAAAGTTCAAAGCAGGAGCACTAACCCATTAGCTATTACATGTATGATCAGCATTAAGGAGACTTGGCTCCACTCCAGAAAACTCTGTATAGTTGGAGTGGGCCTGACCTTGAAGTGTACTTGTACTGCCAggcattatttatatatctatttaaaatccAAGATAGCTTTCGAAGATGTGCATTTATATTTGTCATGCTCCTCTCTGACGCTTTGTGACAATACTCAAGACAGGCAATTGGTTGCTTAGGTGCCCTATTCTTCTTCGTGGGAGAAGACACACGCCTATTCTTTACATGAGAGGTTTGAGTAAAGAAGGTCAAGTCATAGTTTGCAGGAAATAGGGAAGAAAGTAAACAAAATAGGTTAAATTCACTAAACTAACAGGCTAGAATAAGGACTTTTAAATACAGTGAATGTTCTTTTCAGATGAAGCAAGATTTGACAGTCACATgactaaaataaatcattattcatTTAAAGCTTGGTAAATTTAGCTCATGTTTTCTTTAACCAGGAATTACACTTGTGAGTCAGTGAATAAAAACCTGGGTAGAAATTCAGGTTTGACTAGCAGATTGTTTTAGGTCATTCGTGGCTAAATTACTATAAATAAAGCTGATGGggactgcagacatgcaacagTAGATGATCAGAGAGTGCTGACATGCTACAGAGGATGTTAGTGGGTTTAGGGGCACTCTTAGACGCAGATACATCGTACAGAGCGCAGATACATCATATAGACCGCAGATACATCATACGGAACTGCTAGACATCACTGCCATTACAACTCCTGTACAATGTGCTGCCTACAGTCCCTTTAAAATTACTTGTgccacatttgtttgttttttttttctcctattatcCAGTTatttccccagaaatgttttcaagctaggtgagaagaagctgtaggagggaggcagcctctgtattgtgtcGCACCTTTTCAGGAACCCCCCAAAATCAGCTAGGTGGTCactggaaagtgctgggtggtgcctAAAGGGACTACTGAACACTGTGATCCAAGATTCATTAGAAAAGATCAGAGGAAAAAAGTTGCATAAACAAGATAGATTGAAGTTAGGTTAACTTTGTGTTGAGTCTGAGCTGttcaaaaacaataatgtaataataaaaaaaagaaagcagaccACGCTTTTCCAGTttctccttattttttatttcagtaatccTCTATTCCATCTATGTCCAGGAAATTTGCATCACCGGATGCAGTGCCCCACTATATGGATGACACACATTGGAGGCAGAGCACTGCATTAGCTAAGCagggaaaaatgagaaaaaactggatgtggtcaacacttttacatttatccTGTGTATTGTGTTATTAAGGATTGgcaaaacatttagaaatattgtgAATTTGTTAAAAGATGTCTGCAAGATCAGTTGGCCTGATCTTACAACATCCAGGCTTCAGAAGGAGCTTGGCTTTATTTTCTCTCAATATTTCTCTCATTAAACACTTCTGTGTCTTTGTTTTCAGACTGGTAGGACCAGCTCTTTTATCTTCATACCTGCCATGGCAGGCTGGTCCCGGGAAGCGGTTCTGAAGCTGTATCGTGCCCTTCTGCGAGAGGGACGCAAACTCCAGTTTACAGACCGTGACTACTACTCCTCTTATATACGTCGAGAATTTAGAAAGAATCAAAATCTCACAAATCTGGAGGACAGAGAGAAGCAGTTGGCAAAGGGAGAATTTTTCCTCCAGACCAAGTTGGGGGGACTAGTGTAAAACAGTGCTGTTCATCCTCCATCAGCTGTTTTCTTGAACAAATAAGAGGTAAACAACCTGTTGCTAGTTAATTTAATGAACTGCAGAGATTATTACgcttttgtataaaatataaaaaagagagtTATACTTAAAGCAAGtcattcttattttattattttatgagtATATCATTCTAACTTGGAGCATGAGTGCTATACCAGTGAGTGAGGCACATTGTAAGAGACCTTCTATATTTATTACTGGAAACTCAAAATTAAAGAACTGATAATTCTTTAAGGCTTA
This Pyxicephalus adspersus unplaced genomic scaffold, UCB_Pads_2.0 Sca58, whole genome shotgun sequence DNA region includes the following protein-coding sequences:
- the LOC140344832 gene encoding mitochondrial ribosome and complex I assembly factor AltMIEF1-like — its product is MAGWSREAVLKLYRALLREGRKLQFTDRDYYSSYIRREFRKNQNLTNLEDREKQLAKGEFFLQTKLGGLV